The genomic segment GTCCGGGCCGGTCGACTCCGCCCGCATCTCCAGCCAGGCCAGCCCGGGCAGCCGCATCTCGGCCCGCAGCCGCAGCAGCTCGCCGGGGACGATCTCCTCGACCCGCCAGAAGTCCAGCGCCTCGCCCACCTGAAGCCGGTGCGGGTCGCGCCGCCCCCGGCGCAGCCCCACCCCGCCCACGGCCCGGTCCAGCCAGCCCCGCACCGACCAGGCGAGCGGGAACGAGTACCAGCCGTTCTCGCCGCCGACGCCCTCGATCACCCGCCACAGGGCGGTGGCGGGAGCGGCCACCGGGCTGGTCCGGGTGTCGGTGTAGGCCGAGCCGCCGGACCAGTGCGGGTCGCTGGGCAGCGGCTCGGCGGAGGCGCCGGGCCAGCTGGCGTTCGCCCAGCGGGTCTCCACCTCGCCGTCGCGGATCTTGGCCAGCGCCAGCCGCACCGCGTCGTCGAAGCCGGTCGCCCCGCCGGGCGGGTCGGGAACGTACTCGGCGATGTCGTGCTCGTGCGCCACCGCCTCGTGGATCAGGCTCTCGACCAGCGGCCGGGCGATCGAGTTCGGGACCGGGGTGACCAGGCCCACCCAGTGCGACGACAGGCTCGGGCTCAGTGCCCGGACCGGCACGATCACCCGGCGGCGCAGCCCGGCGACGGCGGCGTACCGCTGCATCATGTCGTGGAAGGTCAGCACCTCCGGCCCGCCGATGTCGAAGCCCCGGTTGACCTCCGCCGGCAGGTCGGGGACGTGCAGCAGATAGTGCAGCACGTCCCGGATCGCGATCGGCTGGATCCGGTTGCGCACCCAGCGCGGGGTGACCATGGCCGGCAGCCGCTCGGTCAGATAGCGCAGCATCTCGAACGACGCCGAGCCGGACCCGATGATCACCGGCGCCCGCAGCACCACCGTCGGCACCCCGCTGGCCAGCAGGATCCGGGCCACCTCGGCCCGGGAGCGCAGGTGCGCCGAGGGGGCCGGGTCGTCCGCCGGCGGCTCCGGACCACCGAGATAGACGATCCGTTGTACGCCGGCCGCGCGGGCCGCCGTGGCGAAGTTCTCCGCCGCGATCCGGTCGGCGTCCTCGAAGCCCTGCTGGCCGAGGGCGTGCACCAGGTAGTAGGCGAGCTGGCTGTCGGCCAGCGCGGCGGGCAGCGTCTCCGGCTTGCTCAGGTCGCCCTCGACGACCTCCACCCGGTCCGCCCAGGGCACGTCGCGTAGTCGGCCGGTGGTGCGGGACAGGCAGCGCACCTCGTACCCGGCGTCGAGCAGCCGGGGTACGAGCCGGCCACCGATGTAACCGGTGGCGCCGGTGACGAGGCATCTCATGATCTCCATCATGCGGCCACCTAGACTCACCTGTTGTGCCGAACGCGAAGACCGACCCGACGGTGCCGTTCTGGGGGCCTGATTTCGCCGAGTTGGCGGCGGTCGACCCGGAGATCGCGGCCGTGGTCGTCGGCGAGTTGGGCCGGCTGCGCACCGGGCTGCAACTGATCGCCAGCGAGAACCTGACCTCACCGGCGGTGCTGGCGGCGCTGGGCTCCACCCTGACCAACAAGTACGCCGAGGGCTACCCGGGCCGCCGCTACTACGGCGGCTGTGCCGAGGTGGACCGGGCCGAGCAGCTCGGCATCGCCCGGGCGATCCAGCTGTTCGGGGCCGAGCACGCCAACCTGCAGCCGCACTCCGGCGCGAGCGCCAACCTGGCCGCGTACGCGGCGCTGGTGCGGCCGGGGGACACCGTGCTGGCGATGGAGCTGGCGCACGGCGGGCACCTGACCCACGGCAGCAAGGTGAACTTCTCCGGCAAGTGGTTCGACACGGTCGGCTACCAGGTGGACCGGGAGACCGAGCTGATCGACTACGACGAGGTCGCGGCGCTGGCCCGGACGCACCGACCCAAGATGATCATCTGTGGCGCGACCGCCTACCCGCGCCTGATCGACTTCGCCCGGTTCCGGGCCATCGCCGACGAGGTCGGGGCGTACCTGATGGTGGACGCCGCGCACTTCATCGGCCTGGTCGCCGGCCGGGCCATCCCGTCCCCGGTGCCGCACGCCGACGTGGTCTGCCTGACTACCCACAAGGTGCTGCGCGGGCCGCGCGGCGGCCTGATCCTGTGCCGGGCCGGGCTGGCCGAGCGGATCGACAAGGCGGTCTTCCCGTTCACCCAGGGCGGACCGCTGATGCACGCGGTGGCGGCCAAGGCGGTCGCGCTGCGCGAGGCCGCGCTGCCGGAGTTCCAGGCGTACGCGAGCCAGGTGGTCCGCAACGCGCAGGCGCTGGCGGCCGGGCTGGCCGCCGAGGGGATGCGGCCGGTCTCCGGCGGCACCGACACCCACCTGGCCCTGATCGACCTGCGCGACCTCGACGTCACCGGGGCGGACGCCGAGCGCCGGTGCGAGGCGGCCGGGATCACCCTGAACAAGAACGCCGTCCCGTACGACCCGCGGCCGCCGATGGTCGCCTCCGGCATCCGGGTCGGTACCCCGGCGGTCACCACCCAGGGGATGCGGGAGGGCGAGCTGCGGCAGGTCGCCGGGCTGATCGCCCGCGCGGTCCGCACCGATCCGGCCGCCCCGGGCGGCACCGATACGCTGGCCCGGATCGCACAGGAGGTGACGGAGCTGGTGGCGGACTTTCCGGCGTACCCGAGATGAGCGCCCGGACCACGACGGACCCGGCGGTGCCGGCCCCGCCGGCCGGTCGGCCGGGGGCGATCCGGCACCGGCTGCCGTACCTGCGGGCCACCCTGCCGGCGTCGGCGGTGCTGCTGGCGGTGGCCGTCCCGGTCGGCGCGGTGCTGCGCGGCGGCCCGGGGGCGGCCGGCGCGGCGGCCGGCGTGGCGCTGGTGGTGGTCAGCTACCTGATCTCCGGTGTCTCGGTGGCCTGGGCGGACGCCGTCCACCCACGACTGATCATGTCGGTCGGGCTGCTCACCTATGTCTTCAAGATCGTCCTGCTGGGCGTGGTGATGGCGCTGGTGGCGGCGACCGGGTGGGACGGTCTGGCGCCGATGGGTGTGACGATCATCGCGGCGGTGGTGGTCTGGACAGCGGTACATCTGGCTTGGGTGGTCCGCGCGCCACTGCCCTATGTGCAGGTCGACGCCGAGTGGCCGACTCCGGACGCCCGGTAGTCGGCGGGGGAACCGCACAACCCGTCCGGGTGAATTCTGTCGGAACTTGGCGCTCCCGCGCGGGCCGAAAATCGGCCCGGGTGGGAGTAACGTGATCCCGGACAGCCGCGCCTTGGATCAGGGCCCGCACGCAACTCGCAGTGTGGGGGGTACCTCGCACCCCTGTCCGTCTGGGCTGATATCTTCTCCTCGTCATGGCCGACGACCTCCACCCCCACCAGTCCGACGATCGCTCGTCGGAGGGGGCGGCGGGGGCCGTGGTGGGTTACCTGATCGCCGGCATCGTGTCGTGGGGTTTCCTGGGCTGGCTGGCCGACCGGTTTCTCGGTCTGCCGTCCGGCGTGGGCATCGCCGTGGGCATGATGATCGGTGCGGCCGGCGCGATTTACCTGATCATGAAACGGCTCGGTGCCTGACGCCAGCAACGGCCGGTTCGTTCGACCTGCGGAGGATTACACGGTGAGCGAGAAGGTGATCGCGGCCGAGGGGCTGCCCTGGCCTCCCCGGGTCGAGGACTTCTTCCTGCCGGACATCGCGGGGCCGTGGGTCACCAAGTTCAGCGTCATGATCTGGATCGCCGTCGCGCTGCTGCTGATCTTCTTCCTGGTCACCTACCGCGACCCGAAGATCGTGCCGACCAAGGGCCAGTGGCTGGCCGAGTCGGTCTACGGCCTGATCCGGGACAACGTCGCCCGCGACCAGATGGGCGTCCAGGGCATCCGGTTCGCGCCCTACCTGACGGTGCTCTTCTGCTTCATCCTGCTGACGAACCTCTTCGGCATCGTGCCGGGCCTGCAGATCTCGCCGAACTCGCACATCGCCTTCCCGATCGTGCTGGCGGCCATCTCATACGTGCTCTACCTCTCGGTCGGCATCCGTAAGCACGGGTTCTTCAAATACATGAAGATGAACCTGATCCTGCCGAACGTGCCGTGGCCGATGCACTTCCTGCTGGTCCCGATCGAGTTCCTGCAGAACTTCATCAACCAGCCGGTCACCCTCGCGGTGCGACTCTTCGCGAACATGTTCGCCGGCCACCTGATCCTGCTGGTCTTCACCGTCGGCGGGTTCGTGATGCTGGCCTCGGACAACCCGTTCATCCAGGTCTCGTCGATCTTCTCCTTCGCGCTGGCCATCGTGATGGCCTTCTTCGAGGCGCTGGTCGCGATCCTGCAGGCCTACGTCTTCGTCGTGCTGACCGCCAACTACGTCTCGAAGTCGCTCGCCGACGAACACTGACCGACCCACGGCGCGCCCGCGCCGGCCCAGCCCTTGGTACCACATGTCGTACCGCGTGAGACCTCACGCGCGAACTAGGAGGAACTTCGCAATGGTTCTCGCCGAAGTAGTCGGCAACGTCAACAGCATCGGCTATGGCCTCGCCGCCATCGGCCCGGGCATCGGCGTCGCACTTGTCTTCTCCGCGTACATCCAGGCCAGTGCCCGGCAGCCGGAGTCCGCCGGCTACAACCGCACCTGGCTGATCCTCGGCTTCGCGCTGGTCGAGGCGCTCGCGCTGTTCGGCCTGGTGCTCGCCTTCGCGCTGCCCGCGACTGCGAACTGATCGTCCGCGCCGCCAACCGGGAGGTCCGCGATGAATTTCGCCGCTGAAGGGGTCGAGCACAGCCCGATCCTGCCGATCTGGCAGGAGCTGGTCATCGGGTCGATCTCCTTCGCCCTGCTCTGTTTCGTCCTGCTCAAGTTCGTCATGCCCCGCATGGAGGCGATGTACCAGACGCGGGTCGAGGCGATCG from the Solwaraspora sp. WMMD1047 genome contains:
- the glyA gene encoding serine hydroxymethyltransferase — protein: MPNAKTDPTVPFWGPDFAELAAVDPEIAAVVVGELGRLRTGLQLIASENLTSPAVLAALGSTLTNKYAEGYPGRRYYGGCAEVDRAEQLGIARAIQLFGAEHANLQPHSGASANLAAYAALVRPGDTVLAMELAHGGHLTHGSKVNFSGKWFDTVGYQVDRETELIDYDEVAALARTHRPKMIICGATAYPRLIDFARFRAIADEVGAYLMVDAAHFIGLVAGRAIPSPVPHADVVCLTTHKVLRGPRGGLILCRAGLAERIDKAVFPFTQGGPLMHAVAAKAVALREAALPEFQAYASQVVRNAQALAAGLAAEGMRPVSGGTDTHLALIDLRDLDVTGADAERRCEAAGITLNKNAVPYDPRPPMVASGIRVGTPAVTTQGMREGELRQVAGLIARAVRTDPAAPGGTDTLARIAQEVTELVADFPAYPR
- the atpB gene encoding F0F1 ATP synthase subunit A, with the protein product MSEKVIAAEGLPWPPRVEDFFLPDIAGPWVTKFSVMIWIAVALLLIFFLVTYRDPKIVPTKGQWLAESVYGLIRDNVARDQMGVQGIRFAPYLTVLFCFILLTNLFGIVPGLQISPNSHIAFPIVLAAISYVLYLSVGIRKHGFFKYMKMNLILPNVPWPMHFLLVPIEFLQNFINQPVTLAVRLFANMFAGHLILLVFTVGGFVMLASDNPFIQVSSIFSFALAIVMAFFEALVAILQAYVFVVLTANYVSKSLADEH
- a CDS encoding SDR family oxidoreductase — translated: MRCLVTGATGYIGGRLVPRLLDAGYEVRCLSRTTGRLRDVPWADRVEVVEGDLSKPETLPAALADSQLAYYLVHALGQQGFEDADRIAAENFATAARAAGVQRIVYLGGPEPPADDPAPSAHLRSRAEVARILLASGVPTVVLRAPVIIGSGSASFEMLRYLTERLPAMVTPRWVRNRIQPIAIRDVLHYLLHVPDLPAEVNRGFDIGGPEVLTFHDMMQRYAAVAGLRRRVIVPVRALSPSLSSHWVGLVTPVPNSIARPLVESLIHEAVAHEHDIAEYVPDPPGGATGFDDAVRLALAKIRDGEVETRWANASWPGASAEPLPSDPHWSGGSAYTDTRTSPVAAPATALWRVIEGVGGENGWYSFPLAWSVRGWLDRAVGGVGLRRGRRDPHRLQVGEALDFWRVEEIVPGELLRLRAEMRLPGLAWLEMRAESTGPDRSEYVQRAVFLPRGLAGHAYWRAVSPFHALIFGGMARNIARGAERPAAGGGPARVRSSSGPGRPPGPDPVG
- the atpE gene encoding ATP synthase F0 subunit C — its product is MVLAEVVGNVNSIGYGLAAIGPGIGVALVFSAYIQASARQPESAGYNRTWLILGFALVEALALFGLVLAFALPATAN